ACCGCTCCCAGCAACATCAAAAGAGTTCGATGTTGCTGCGCCGATTTCGGCACAGCCGCAGGAAAAGGCAGAAAAATCCGCTTTGAAAATTTCTCCTGCACCAGAAGGGACCCCATTAAAAGCTCCCATGGTCGGCGTTTTTTATAATGCCCCCTCCCCCGATGCAAAACCGTTTGTAAGCGTAGGCGATTTCGTCAAAAAGGGTGACACTCTCTGTGTCATCGAAGCTATGAA
This genomic window from Caproicibacterium sp. BJN0003 contains:
- the accB gene encoding acetyl-CoA carboxylase biotin carboxyl carrier protein; the encoded protein is MKLEEIRSLSRLMQETGLSVLDLKENGTHLRLERAFSEKAPLPATSKEFDVAAPISAQPQEKAEKSALKISPAPEGTPLKAPMVGVFYNAPSPDAKPFVSVGDFVKKGDTLCVIEAMKLFNEISAEKDGKVLEICVRNGQVVEYGQTLFYIG